Proteins encoded by one window of Brienomyrus brachyistius isolate T26 chromosome 1, BBRACH_0.4, whole genome shotgun sequence:
- the LOC125723039 gene encoding signal transducer and activator of transcription 4-like isoform X1: protein MSKTTLESLLLNQVMSQWKQVQQLEIKFLEQVDYFYDDNFPMEIRQVLAGWIESQDWDTAANHESMATVLFTSLLTQLERQCTQEQNFLQRHNLKRIHQQLQVKYKASPLQMAAVISNCLREERRILSTASMQEQGPLEKSMQNSVAFERHKNLDNRVAVIRSSVQMVDQAVKYLEDMQDDFDFRFKTLQSRDPAERNSIYMKQEVTALQDMLNRLDFKRKEILTKMTDVIKEIDALMSAQLMPELMDWKRRQQIACIGGPLLTGLDQLQYWFTLTAQSLFQIKRQLDKLGDLILKVTYESDPIPLQKPQMEEQVKHLIYILIKSSFVVEKQPCMPTHPQKPLIIKTQVQFTTKVRLLVKLPEVDYQLKVKTTFDKDLPPGRVNRQFFILTNNTKVMDVEESSNGCLSVEFRHLQLKERKFINGTKGNEGPLTVTEELHSLSFEAQFCMQGLNIDLETCSLPLVVISNVSQLPGGWASVMWYNLLTDEPKNLSFFSNPSRATWSQLSEVLSWQFSTFAGRGLTREQLSMLGEKLLGQQASHNDCQVSWSKFCKENIPGKPFNFWMWLDSILELIKKHLLPVWIDGYIMGFVSKEMERALLKEKEPGTFLLRFSESHLGGITFTWVEQGENGEVKFNSVEPYTKSRLSALPFADIIRDYKVIADGIVPENPLKFLYPDIPKDEAFGKHYNSQQSKAFPYIPSVLIPISLVSSVTPPSSASPEPPMSPGMFDMLNQQLDPFEIETAMSSPYSE from the exons ATGAGCAAAACAACACTAGAATCACTCTTATTAAACCAAGT CATGAGTCAATGGAAGCAAGTCCAGCAGCTGGAGATCAAGTTCTTGGAGCAGGTGGATTATTTCTACGATGACAACTTCCCGATGGAAATACGCCAGGTGCTAGCTGGATGGATCGAGAGTCAAGACTG GGATACAGCTGCCAACCACGAGTCCATGGCCACCGTTCTCTTCACCAGCCTGCTGACCCAACTGGAGAGACAGTGCACCCAGGAGCAGaacttcctgcagaggcacaacCTGAAGAGAATCCACCAGCAGCTTCAG GTGAAGTACAAAGCCAGTCCTCTCCAGATGGCTGCTGTCATCTCTAACTGTCTGAGAGAGGAGAGACGTATCCTGTCCACTGCTAGCATGCAGGAGCAG GGACCCTTGGAGAAGTCAATGCAGAACTCCGTCGCATTCGAGCGACACAAGAATCTCGACAACCGTGTGGCGGTGATAAGGAGCAGCGTGCAG ATGGTGGACCAGGCTGTGAAGTACCTGGAAGACATGCAGGATGATTTTGATTTCCGCTTCAAGACGCTGCAGTCTCGAG ATCCAGCGGAGAGGAACAGCATCTACATGAAGCAGGAAGTGACAGCTCTCCAGGACATGCTGAATCGACTCGATTTCAAAAGAAAG GAAATCCTGACCAAGATGACGGATGTGATAAAGGAGATTGATGCACTGATGAGCGCGCAGCTCATGCCTGAGCTCATGGACTGGAAGCGGAGGCAGCAGATTGCCTGCATTGGAGGCCCGTTGCTCACAGGCTTGGATCAGTTGCAATACTG GTTCACGCTGACAGCCCAGAGCCTCTTTCAGATCAAGAGGCAGCTGGACAAGCTAGGGGACCTGATCCTCAAGGTGACCTATGAGAGTGACCCCATTCCGCTGCAGAAGCCCCAGATGGAGGAACAGGTCAAACACCTCATCTACATCCTCATCAAAAG CTCTTTTGTGGTGGAGAAGCAGCCATGCATGCCTACCCACCCTCAGAAGCCCCTTATCATAAAGACACAAGTGCAGTTTACCACAAAAGTCAG gtTGCTGGTCAAACTTCCAGAAGTGGATTACCAGCTAAAGGTGAAGACCACATTTGACAA GGACCTTCCACCTGGCAGAGT GAACCGACAGTTTTTCATCCTGACGAACAACACCAAAGTGATGGATGTGGAGGAGTCATCcaatggctgtctgtctgtggagTTTCGGCATCTG CAACTGAAAGAGCGGAAGTTCATAAACGGGACCAAAGGCAATGAG GGGCCTCTGACTGTGACGGAGGAGCTGCACTCGCTCAGTTTTGAGGCGCAGTTCTGTATGCAAGGCCTCAACATCGACTTGGAG acctgcTCACTTCCCCTGGTCGTCATCTCCAACGTCAGTCAGCTTCCTGGGGGATGGGCTTCGGTCATGTGGTATAACCTATTGACAGACGAGCCCAAG AACCTGTCATTCTTCAGCAATCCATCGCGTGCTACCTGGAGCCAGCTGTCCGAGGTGCTCAGCTGGCAGTTCTCCACATTTGCGGGGCGCGGCCTCACCCGGGAGCAGTTGAGCATGCTGGGAGAGAAGCTTCTAG gccAGCAAGCCTCCCACAATGATTGCCAAGTTTCTTGGTCCAAGTTCTGCAAG GAGAACATCCCAGGGAAGCCATTCAACTTCTGGATGTGGCTTGACTCCATTCTGGAGCTCATCAAGAAACACCTGCTGCCTGTGTGGATTGATGG GTACATCATGGGCTTCGTCAGCAAGGAGATGGAGCGGGCTTTACTGAAGGAAAAGGAGCCGGGCACCTTCCTACTGCGCTTCAGTGAGAGCCACCTGGGAGGGATCACCTTCACGTGGGTGGAGCAGGGAGAGAATG GTGAGGTGAAGTTCAACTCCGTGGAGCCATACACCAAGAGTCGCCTTAGCGCACTGCCATTTGCCGACATCATCCGCGACTACAAAGTGATCGCCGATGGGATTGTGCCGGAAAACCCACTGAAGTTCCTGTATCCAGACATCCCCAAGGATGAAGCCTTTGGGAAGCATTACAACAGCCAGCAGAGCAAAG
- the LOC125751130 gene encoding solute carrier family 40 member 1-like — translation MENAGSRENRWGYFRDFFTSAKFLIYLGHALSTWGDRMWNFAVAVFLVELYGNSLLLTAVYGLVVAGSVLLLGALIGDWVDKNSRLKVAQMSLVVQNLTVVLCGVLLMLVFQFQDPLAELYSGWLLTACYIVIITVANIANLASTATSIAIQRDWVVVVAGEDRNKLADMNATVRIIDQLTNILAPMLVGQIMAFGSHFIGCGFISGWNLCSMCLEYCLLWKVYQKTPALAVKAGQKEEGVELSQLNPKQAMAETENPSEGSQLVNGAVAGKHDVVAEVSFCYRLWEPVRTFQAGWVAYYNQSIFLAGMSLAFLYMTVLGFDCITTGYAYTQGLNGSILSLLMATSAVCGILGTVVFTRVRRRCGLVRTGFISGVAQLSCLLLCVASVFAPGSPFDLTVSPFRDLASQLVRGTSALPEISPTLATVITTSLANSTAGGHDMEEMPQVDSYLSVGLLFTGVIAARVGLWSFDLTVTQLIQENVMESERGVINGVQNSMNYLLDLLHFIMVILAPNPEAFGILVIISVSFVAMGHAMYFCFAYRSLKLRLFLCFSPEQKTVTRAPSVSSV, via the exons GGGGACCGCATGTGGAACTTCGCCGTGGCTGTGTTCCTGGTCGAGCTCTACGGGAACAGCCTGCTGTTGACCGCCGTGTACGGGCTCGTTGTGGCGGGGTCGGTGCTCTTGCTCGGAGCGCTGATTGGAGACTGGGTGGATAAGAACTCCAGGCTGAAAG TGGCCCAGATGTCCCTGGTTGTCCAGAACCTCACCGTGGTGCTGTGTGGTGTCCTCTTGATGCTTGTCTTCCAATTCCAAGATCCTCTTGCAGAACTCTACAGTGGCTGGTTGCTG ACGGCGTGCTACATCGTCATCATCACCGTAGCCAACATCGCCAACCTGGCCAGCACCGCCACCTCCATCGCTATTCAGCGGGactgggtggtggtggtggctgGTGAGGACCGGAACAAGTTGGCAG ATATGAACGCTACTGTGCGCATCATTGACCAGCTGACCAATATCCTGGCTCCCATGCTGGTGGGCCAGATCATGGCATTCGGCTCACATTTCATCGGCTGCGGATTCATCTCTGGCTGGAACCTCTGCTCCATGTGCTTGGAGTACTGCCTGCTCTGGAAAGTCTACCAGAAAACGCCAGCACTGGCAGTCAAAGCTGGACAAAAGGAGGAGGGCGTGGAGCTCAGCCAGCTCAACCCCAAACAAG CCATGGCAGAGACGGAGAATCCATCGGAGGGCAGCCAGCTGGTGAATGGGGCAGTGGCAGGGAAGCATGATGTGGTTGCCGAGGTGTCCTTCTGCTACAGGCTGTGGGAACCGGTCCGTACATTCCAGGCTGGCTGGGTGGCCTACTATAATCAGTCCATCTTCCTGGCTGGAATGTCACTGGCCTTCCTCTATATGACCGTTCTGGGTTTTGACTGCATCACCACCGGCTATGCCTACACCCAGGGCCTCAATGGCAGCATCCTCAGCCTGCTTATGGCCACTTCAGCGGTTTGTGGGATCCTTGGTACCGTGGTCTTCACCCGTGTCCGCCGGCGCTGCGGCCTGGTCCGAACGGGCTTCATCTCTGGCGTGGCCCAGCTCTCCTGCCTCCTACTCTGCGTGGCTTCCGTCTTCGCACCAGGAAGCCCCTTCGATCTCACTGTCTCACCCTTCCGGGACCTGGCCAGCCAACTAGTTAGGGGCACTAGTGCCCTGCCAGAAATCAGCCCCACCCTGGCAACTGTGATCACCACGAGTCTGGCCAACAGCACTGCAGGAGGACATGATATGGAGGAGATGCCACAGGTGGACTCCTACCTCTCAGTCGGCCTCCTCTTTACCGGGGTCATTGCTGCTAGAGTGG GTCTCTGGTCTTTCGACTTGACTGTGACTCAGCTAATCCAGGAGAACGTGATGGAATCTGAAAGAGGGGTCATCAACGGTGTCCAGAACTCCATGAACTACCTCCTTGACTTGCTGCACTTCATCATGGTCATTCTGGCACCAAACCCAGAAGCCTTCGGCATTCTGGTCATCATATCTGTCTCTTTTGTCGCCATGGGTCATGCTATGTACTTCTGCTTTGCCTACAGGAGCCTCAAGTTGCGCCTGTTCTTGTGTTTTTCTCCGGAACAGAAAACCGTGACTCGTGCGCCCTCGGTCTCTTCTGTTTAG
- the LOC125723039 gene encoding signal transducer and activator of transcription 4-like isoform X2, with translation MSQWKQVQQLEIKFLEQVDYFYDDNFPMEIRQVLAGWIESQDWDTAANHESMATVLFTSLLTQLERQCTQEQNFLQRHNLKRIHQQLQVKYKASPLQMAAVISNCLREERRILSTASMQEQGPLEKSMQNSVAFERHKNLDNRVAVIRSSVQMVDQAVKYLEDMQDDFDFRFKTLQSRDPAERNSIYMKQEVTALQDMLNRLDFKRKEILTKMTDVIKEIDALMSAQLMPELMDWKRRQQIACIGGPLLTGLDQLQYWFTLTAQSLFQIKRQLDKLGDLILKVTYESDPIPLQKPQMEEQVKHLIYILIKSSFVVEKQPCMPTHPQKPLIIKTQVQFTTKVRLLVKLPEVDYQLKVKTTFDKDLPPGRVNRQFFILTNNTKVMDVEESSNGCLSVEFRHLQLKERKFINGTKGNEGPLTVTEELHSLSFEAQFCMQGLNIDLETCSLPLVVISNVSQLPGGWASVMWYNLLTDEPKNLSFFSNPSRATWSQLSEVLSWQFSTFAGRGLTREQLSMLGEKLLGQQASHNDCQVSWSKFCKENIPGKPFNFWMWLDSILELIKKHLLPVWIDGYIMGFVSKEMERALLKEKEPGTFLLRFSESHLGGITFTWVEQGENGEVKFNSVEPYTKSRLSALPFADIIRDYKVIADGIVPENPLKFLYPDIPKDEAFGKHYNSQQSKAFPYIPSVLIPISLVSSVTPPSSASPEPPMSPGMFDMLNQQLDPFEIETAMSSPYSE, from the exons ATGAGTCAATGGAAGCAAGTCCAGCAGCTGGAGATCAAGTTCTTGGAGCAGGTGGATTATTTCTACGATGACAACTTCCCGATGGAAATACGCCAGGTGCTAGCTGGATGGATCGAGAGTCAAGACTG GGATACAGCTGCCAACCACGAGTCCATGGCCACCGTTCTCTTCACCAGCCTGCTGACCCAACTGGAGAGACAGTGCACCCAGGAGCAGaacttcctgcagaggcacaacCTGAAGAGAATCCACCAGCAGCTTCAG GTGAAGTACAAAGCCAGTCCTCTCCAGATGGCTGCTGTCATCTCTAACTGTCTGAGAGAGGAGAGACGTATCCTGTCCACTGCTAGCATGCAGGAGCAG GGACCCTTGGAGAAGTCAATGCAGAACTCCGTCGCATTCGAGCGACACAAGAATCTCGACAACCGTGTGGCGGTGATAAGGAGCAGCGTGCAG ATGGTGGACCAGGCTGTGAAGTACCTGGAAGACATGCAGGATGATTTTGATTTCCGCTTCAAGACGCTGCAGTCTCGAG ATCCAGCGGAGAGGAACAGCATCTACATGAAGCAGGAAGTGACAGCTCTCCAGGACATGCTGAATCGACTCGATTTCAAAAGAAAG GAAATCCTGACCAAGATGACGGATGTGATAAAGGAGATTGATGCACTGATGAGCGCGCAGCTCATGCCTGAGCTCATGGACTGGAAGCGGAGGCAGCAGATTGCCTGCATTGGAGGCCCGTTGCTCACAGGCTTGGATCAGTTGCAATACTG GTTCACGCTGACAGCCCAGAGCCTCTTTCAGATCAAGAGGCAGCTGGACAAGCTAGGGGACCTGATCCTCAAGGTGACCTATGAGAGTGACCCCATTCCGCTGCAGAAGCCCCAGATGGAGGAACAGGTCAAACACCTCATCTACATCCTCATCAAAAG CTCTTTTGTGGTGGAGAAGCAGCCATGCATGCCTACCCACCCTCAGAAGCCCCTTATCATAAAGACACAAGTGCAGTTTACCACAAAAGTCAG gtTGCTGGTCAAACTTCCAGAAGTGGATTACCAGCTAAAGGTGAAGACCACATTTGACAA GGACCTTCCACCTGGCAGAGT GAACCGACAGTTTTTCATCCTGACGAACAACACCAAAGTGATGGATGTGGAGGAGTCATCcaatggctgtctgtctgtggagTTTCGGCATCTG CAACTGAAAGAGCGGAAGTTCATAAACGGGACCAAAGGCAATGAG GGGCCTCTGACTGTGACGGAGGAGCTGCACTCGCTCAGTTTTGAGGCGCAGTTCTGTATGCAAGGCCTCAACATCGACTTGGAG acctgcTCACTTCCCCTGGTCGTCATCTCCAACGTCAGTCAGCTTCCTGGGGGATGGGCTTCGGTCATGTGGTATAACCTATTGACAGACGAGCCCAAG AACCTGTCATTCTTCAGCAATCCATCGCGTGCTACCTGGAGCCAGCTGTCCGAGGTGCTCAGCTGGCAGTTCTCCACATTTGCGGGGCGCGGCCTCACCCGGGAGCAGTTGAGCATGCTGGGAGAGAAGCTTCTAG gccAGCAAGCCTCCCACAATGATTGCCAAGTTTCTTGGTCCAAGTTCTGCAAG GAGAACATCCCAGGGAAGCCATTCAACTTCTGGATGTGGCTTGACTCCATTCTGGAGCTCATCAAGAAACACCTGCTGCCTGTGTGGATTGATGG GTACATCATGGGCTTCGTCAGCAAGGAGATGGAGCGGGCTTTACTGAAGGAAAAGGAGCCGGGCACCTTCCTACTGCGCTTCAGTGAGAGCCACCTGGGAGGGATCACCTTCACGTGGGTGGAGCAGGGAGAGAATG GTGAGGTGAAGTTCAACTCCGTGGAGCCATACACCAAGAGTCGCCTTAGCGCACTGCCATTTGCCGACATCATCCGCGACTACAAAGTGATCGCCGATGGGATTGTGCCGGAAAACCCACTGAAGTTCCTGTATCCAGACATCCCCAAGGATGAAGCCTTTGGGAAGCATTACAACAGCCAGCAGAGCAAAG